CATTAAGGTTCCAATGCGTGAAATCGAGTTAAGCCCGACAACTGGTACGTTTGGAGAAGAGGATAATCCTCCAGTACGTGTGTATGACACGAGCGGACCTTATACAGACCCTGATTATTCTGTCGATATTACAAAAGGTCTCCCTGCCCTTCGCAGTACATGGATTCAAGAACGTGGCGATGTGGAGGAATATGATGGTCGTGAAATCAAGCCTGAGGATAATGGTTATAAAGATAAAAACGATCCTCATGCCAATCATAACGTGTTTCCTGGTTTAAAGCGGAAACCGTTACGGGCTAAAAAAGGGAAAAATATTACACAACTTCATTATGCACGAAAAGGAATTATCACGCCAGAAATGGAATTTATCGCAATTCGGGAAAATTTGAAGCCTGAATTCGTACGGGATGAAGTTGCAAAGGGTCGCGCGATTATTCCTTCTAATATCAACCATCCAGAATCAGAGCCCATGATAATAGGTCGTAACTTTCATGTAAAAATTAATGCGAATATTGGCAATTCTGCTGTTTCATCTTCCATCGAAGAAGAGGTGGAAAAAATGACATGGGCAACACGTTGGGGTGCTGATAATATTATGGACCTATCAACAGGTAAAAACATTCACACAACACGGGAATGGATTATTCGAAATTCGGCTGTTCCTGTCGGTACCGTACCTATTTATCAAGCACTGGAAAAAGTAAATGGTGTTGCTGAAGACCTGACATGGGAGGTTTACCGTGATACATTGATTGAACAAGCCGAACAAGGGGTGGATTACTTCACCATTCATGCTGGTGTTCTTTTACGGTATGTTCCGTTAACAGCAAAACGTGTAACAGGTATTGTATCCCGAGGCGGATCTATTATGGCACAATGGTGTCTTCACCACCATAAAGAAAATTTTTTATATACTCACTTTGAAGAAATCTGTGAAATCATGAAAACTTATGATGTTTCCTTCTCTTTAGGGGATGGCTTACGTCCTGGTTCCATTGCAGATGCAAATGATGAAGCTCAATTTGCGGAATTAGAAACTCTTGGAGAACTAACAAAAATTGCTTGGGAGCATGATGTACAGGTGATGGTTGAAGGACCGGGACATGTGCCAATGCACCTTATAAAAGAAAACATGGACAAACAACTGGAGGTTTGTAAGGAAGCTCCTTTCTATACTTTAGGCCCTCTTACAACTGATATTGCTCCTGGCTATGATCACATTACATCTGCTATTGGAGCGGCAATGATTGGTT
Above is a window of Solibacillus isronensis DNA encoding:
- the thiC gene encoding phosphomethylpyrimidine synthase ThiC, translating into MSPSSLNEQSISIMSNFSGSKKVYITGSRPDIKVPMREIELSPTTGTFGEEDNPPVRVYDTSGPYTDPDYSVDITKGLPALRSTWIQERGDVEEYDGREIKPEDNGYKDKNDPHANHNVFPGLKRKPLRAKKGKNITQLHYARKGIITPEMEFIAIRENLKPEFVRDEVAKGRAIIPSNINHPESEPMIIGRNFHVKINANIGNSAVSSSIEEEVEKMTWATRWGADNIMDLSTGKNIHTTREWIIRNSAVPVGTVPIYQALEKVNGVAEDLTWEVYRDTLIEQAEQGVDYFTIHAGVLLRYVPLTAKRVTGIVSRGGSIMAQWCLHHHKENFLYTHFEEICEIMKTYDVSFSLGDGLRPGSIADANDEAQFAELETLGELTKIAWEHDVQVMVEGPGHVPMHLIKENMDKQLEVCKEAPFYTLGPLTTDIAPGYDHITSAIGAAMIGWYGTAMLCYVTPKEHLGLPNREDVRVGVVTYKIAAHAADLAKGHPGAHKRDDALSKARFEFRWRDQFNLSLDPERAIEYHDETLPAEGAKTAHFCSMCGPKFCSMRISQDIRNFAKEKELDTKEAIEIGMKEKAEQFRQSGGNIYQ